In Sorghum bicolor cultivar BTx623 chromosome 10, Sorghum_bicolor_NCBIv3, whole genome shotgun sequence, one genomic interval encodes:
- the LOC8078297 gene encoding G-type lectin S-receptor-like serine/threonine-protein kinase SD2-5, with product MEGMSGWLWKATLMEIPNKHHSPPKCSVILWVLAIANLWIMCSSSTQKQVLMPGFSASEMDYIDNDGKFLLSNGSVFGFGFVTISVSDSTSYILAVVHLATTSIVWSANANSPVSHSDNFVFDKDGNAYLQSGGSTVWTANISGKGATSMQLLDTGNLLVFGKDGSSPLWQSFSHPTDTLLSGQNFVEGMSLVSHSNAQNMTYTLQIKSGDMLLYAGLQMPQPYWSALQDNRMIIDKNGNNNIYSANLSSGSWSFYDQSGLLQSQLVIAQQQGDANTTLAAVLGDDGLINFYRLQSVNGKSALPITVPQDSCDMPAHCKPYSICNSGTGCQCPSALSSYANCDPGIISPCNTKDKFQLVQLDSGVGYVGTRFTSPVPKTNLTGCKNACMGNCSCIAVFFDQSSGNCFLFDQIGSLQQKDGGKSSFASFIKVSSGNRGTGQGGSDNGRLTIVIVVIIVGTLAVIGVLVYVGFCIYRRSHHTPSHDAGSSEDDGFLQTISGAPTRYTYRELQDATNNFSDKLGQGGFGSVYLGTLPDGSRIAVKKLEGIGQGKKEFRSEVTIIGSIHHIHLVKLRGFCAEGAHRLLAYEYMAKGSLDRWIFQRNNDSSLLDWDTRFNIALGTAKGLAYLHQDCESKIIHCDIKPENVLLDDNFLAKVSDFGLAKLMTREQSHVFTTLRGTRGYLAPEWITNYAISEKSDVYSYGMVLLEIISGRKSYDPVEGSEKAHFPSYAFKKLEEGDLRDISDSKLKYKDQDNRVEMAIKVALWCIQEDFYQRPSMSKVVQMLEGVCDVPQPPISSHIGYRLYTNAFKSSSEEGTSSGMSDYNSDALLSAVRLSGPR from the coding sequence ATGGAGGGAATGAGTGGATGGTTGTGGAAGGCTACGCTCATGGAAATTCCGAACAAACATCACAGCCCACCAAAATGCTCAGTTATACTATGGGTGCTTGCCATAGCCAACCTCTGGATAATGTGCAGCAGCAGTACCCAGAAGCAAGTTCTCATGCCAGGGTTCAGCGCCTCAGAAATGGATTACATTGATAACGATGGGAAGTTTCTTCTCTCCAATGGCTCtgtctttggctttggctttgtCACCATCAGTGTGTCAGACAGCACATCCTACATTCTTGCAGTAGTCCActtggccaccacttctattgtCTGGTCTGCGAATGCTAACTCTCCAGTTTCTCATTcagacaactttgtttttgacaAGGATGGCAATGCCTACCTGCAGTCTGGAGGTTCCACGGTCTGGACTGCTAATATCTCCGGCAAGGGGGCCACCTCTATGCAGTTGCTAGACACGGGCAATCTTTTAGTGTTTGGCAAGGACGGCTCTTCACCTCTGTGGCAGAGTTTCAGCCATCCAACAGACACACTTCTGTCTGGACAGAACTTTGTTGAGGGGATGAGTTTGGTGAGCCATTCCAATGCACAGAACATGACCTATACACTTCAGATCAAATCTGGGGACATGTTGTTGTATGCAGGCTTACAGATGCCCCAACCGTACTGGTCCGCTCTGCAGGATAACAGGATGATCATCGACAAGAATGGCAACAACAACATATACTCTGCAAACCTGAGTTCAGGTTCCTGGTCGTTTTATGATCAATCAGGGCTCCTTCAATCACAGCTTGTCATTGCACAGCAGCAGGGTGATGCTAACACCACACTGGCTGCTGTCCTCGGTGATGATGGTTTGATTAACTTCTATAGGCTCCAGAGTGTGAATGGAAAGAGTGCTCTTCCTATCACAGTTCCGCAGGACTCGTGTGACATGCCTGCCCACTGCAAGCCGTACTCCATTTGCAACAGCGGGACAGGGTGCCAGTGTCCTTCAGCCCTCAGCTCCTATGCAAACTGCGACCCTGGCATCATATCACCATGCAACACAAAGGACAAGTTTCAGCTGGTTCAACTGGACAGTGGTGTTGGGTATGTTGGCACTAGATTCACATCGCCTGTGCCCAAGACAAACCTCACAGGATGCAAGAATGCTTGCATGGGTAACTGCTCATGCATTGCTGTATTCTTCGACCAAAGTTCAGGAAATTGCTTCCTTTTCGACCAGATTGGAAGCTTGCAACAGAAAGATGGAGGTAAGAGTAGTTTTGCATCTTTCATTAAGGTATCAAGCGGTAATCGTGGCACAGGGCAAGGTGGTAGTGACAATGGTAGGCTCACCATCGTAATAGTTGTCATTATAGTTGGAACTTTGGCTGTCATAGGGGTCCTTGTgtatgttggtttctgcatttacCGAAGGAGTCACCATACACCCTCACATGATGCTGGTTCATCAGAAGATGATGGTTTCCTGCAAACTATATCAGGAGCACCGACACGGTATACTTACAGGGAGCTCCAGGATGCGACAAACAACTTCTCAGACAAGCTTGGCCAGGGAGGGTTTGGATCTGTGTATCTTGGTACACTGCCTGATGGCAGTCGCATCGCTGTAAAGAAACTAGAGGGCATAGGACAAGGGAAAAAAGAATTCCGTTCTGAGGTGACCATCATTGGCAGCATACATCACATCCATCTTGTTAAACTCCGAGGCTTTTGTGCTGAGGGAGCACACAGGCTTCTTGCATACGAATACATGGCAAAAGGGTCTCTAGATAGATGGATTTTCCAAAGAAACAATGATTCCTCCCTGCTGGACTGGGACACGAGGTTTAACATTGCCCTTGGAACAGCCAAGGGGTTGGCATACCTCCACCAGGACTGTGAGTCAAAGATCATTCACTGTGACATCAAACCTGAGAATGTCCTCCTTGATGACAACTTCCTCGCAAAGGTGTCAGACTTTGGCCTCGCCAAGTTAATGACCAGGGAGCAGAGCCATGTGTTCACGACACTCAGAGGCACGCGGGGCTACCTTGCACCTGAATGGATCACCAACTATGCCATCTCAGAGAAGAGCGACGTGTACAGCTACGGGATGGTTCTCCTTGAGATAATCAGTGGGAGGAAGAGCTATGATCCTGTGGAAGGCTCGGAGAAAGCTCACTTCCCCTCCTATGCTTTTAAGAAGCTGGAAGAAGGCGATCTCCGTGATATCTCCGACTCCAAGCTAAAATACAAGGACCAGGATAACCGAGTTGAGATGGCAATCAAGGTGGCCCTGTGGTGCATTCAGGAGGACTTCTATCAGAGGCCATCCATGTCGAAGGTTGTCCAGATGCTGGAAGGCGTCTGCGACGTGCCCCAGCCACCAATATCTTCGCATATCGGATACCGGCTGTACACGAATGCTTTCAAATCTAGCAGCGAAGAGGGCACGTCATCTGGGATGTCAGACTACAACAGTGATGCTTTACTTTCTGCTGTGCGGCTCTCTGGGCCCAGGTGA